One window of Mycoplasma parvum str. Indiana genomic DNA carries:
- a CDS encoding MIP family Ig-specific serine endopeptidase has translation MPVTFSNLLKIFLASVGGVSGTGYAGYEAYKFLSNKKLQNELESLSEKSESESSLKIKSSNDMDSFQNSETQDFSKPSSINYSSGQEKNEAEVSSLSKSAEVKENKESEDIKSSKGPEIQIVSQSNQLEVSEPKLPQIIVENEVGGDWEGASALKNKVYDERAKNPIKNRQQMSDAEKYVLQYGKESGYWDYRSNLVKTGNIEQIESKEQLKKDAEIYKMLKDHTVKLASPCSAGTGWLLDFELPKEKDKYPTKWFIATNLHVISEIKFKKSEYDVLLPVTEQSLDAYVKSNSDRGYVGCANFLKGDTPSLDILTEEDVTSSFTNLESVESKKFKSRETDYYTNSPIFIEMAGGTSKARAPKIFEVRIANPKLIYTAINFAGKKKDHQNPNKTMDYYKDFGVVEVDFGNEDIARKMTNRTFDKYYKHKVFDGVEKINEKSVNMFATELMSKYTADELNENQDHFLVGGYPQGGNTGNQISFSLNQKYRYKDTFNSQKNYYESKIIPTRSKLTHFKEYENLRSFSGYNLTNKDGDVIRGHIGSDRSPFHKQIAISWNGKPLINWGYNYLLDNTFLGGGASGSMVLDKEGGLLGLYTRYAGSTFNYGVIEPVRGSQVKDEKGRVIIPQFDLIAGKGGDISSYRTQLEKYGNNIQTYLSHTSKWKAS, from the coding sequence ATGCCAGTTACTTTTTCAAATCTTTTAAAAATCTTTTTAGCTTCTGTTGGTGGTGTAAGCGGAACTGGTTATGCTGGATATGAAGCTTATAAGTTTTTAAGTAATAAAAAGTTACAAAATGAATTGGAGAGTTTATCTGAAAAGTCTGAATCTGAAAGTTCTTTAAAAATTAAATCTTCAAATGATATGGATTCTTTTCAAAATTCTGAAACTCAAGATTTTTCAAAGCCTTCTTCAATTAATTATTCTTCGGGACAAGAAAAAAATGAAGCTGAAGTATCTTCACTTTCTAAATCTGCAGAAGTTAAAGAAAATAAAGAAAGTGAAGATATTAAATCTTCTAAAGGGCCCGAAATCCAAATTGTTTCACAATCTAATCAATTAGAAGTATCTGAACCAAAATTACCTCAAATTATTGTTGAAAACGAAGTGGGGGGGGATTGAGAGGGAGCTAGTGCTTTGAAAAACAAGGTTTATGATGAAAGAGCTAAAAATCCTATTAAGAATAGACAACAAATGTCTGATGCTGAAAAGTATGTTCTTCAATATGGTAAAGAATCAGGATATTGAGATTATCGAAGTAATTTAGTTAAAACAGGAAATATTGAACAAATAGAAAGTAAAGAACAACTTAAAAAAGATGCGGAGATTTATAAGATGCTTAAAGATCATACTGTTAAATTAGCTTCTCCTTGTTCAGCTGGAACTGGATGATTATTAGATTTTGAACTTCCAAAAGAAAAAGATAAATATCCTACAAAATGGTTTATAGCTACAAATTTACATGTAATTAGTGAAATTAAGTTTAAGAAGAGCGAGTATGATGTTTTATTGCCAGTTACTGAACAATCACTAGATGCATATGTAAAAAGCAATAGTGATAGAGGATATGTTGGTTGTGCTAATTTCTTGAAAGGAGATACTCCGAGTTTAGATATTTTGACTGAAGAAGATGTTACTTCAAGTTTCACTAATTTGGAATCTGTAGAGTCTAAGAAATTTAAATCTAGAGAAACTGATTACTATACAAATAGCCCTATATTTATAGAAATGGCAGGAGGAACTTCTAAAGCGAGAGCTCCAAAGATTTTCGAAGTTAGAATTGCAAATCCTAAATTAATATATACAGCAATTAATTTTGCAGGAAAAAAGAAAGATCATCAAAACCCAAATAAGACAATGGATTATTACAAAGATTTTGGAGTTGTTGAGGTTGATTTTGGTAATGAAGATATAGCAAGAAAAATGACTAATAGAACATTTGATAAATACTACAAACATAAAGTATTTGATGGAGTGGAAAAAATTAATGAAAAATCAGTTAATATGTTTGCTACCGAATTAATGAGTAAATATACAGCTGATGAATTGAATGAAAATCAAGATCATTTCTTAGTGGGAGGATATCCACAAGGGGGAAATACAGGAAATCAAATATCTTTTTCTTTGAATCAAAAATATAGATATAAAGATACATTTAATTCTCAAAAGAATTATTATGAAAGTAAAATAATTCCTACTCGAAGTAAGTTAACTCACTTTAAGGAATATGAAAATTTAAGAAGTTTCTCAGGGTATAACTTAACCAATAAGGATGGTGATGTCATTAGAGGACATATTGGTTCAGATAGAAGTCCTTTTCATAAACAAATAGCTATTTCTTGAAATGGCAAACCTTTAATTAATTGAGGTTATAACTATCTGCTAGATAACACCTTTTTGGGCGGAGGAGCTTCAGGAAGTATGGTATTAGATAAGGAAGGAGGTTTATTAGGTCTTTATACCAGATATGCTGGTTCAACATTCAATTATGGTGTTATTGAGCCAGTTAGAGGAAGTCAAGTTAAGGATGAAAAAGGTAGGGTAATTATCCCACAATTCGACTTAATTGCTGGCAAAGGAGGAGATATTTCTTCTTATAGAACACAATTAGAAAAATATGGAAATAATATACAAACTTATTTGAGTCACACATCAAAGTGAAAAGCTAGTTAA